In the bacterium genome, GGGTAATTTGCGGGTATAAAACGGGGGATATTGTGGAACATTCTAAATGGGGAAAAGGATTTATAAAAGATATTAAGGGTGATGGTAATGATGCCAGGGCAAATATATTTTTTAACAGTGCCGGGGAAAAAATTTTATTATTAAAACTCGCACCGATAAAAAAATTGAGGGAAAAAGATGAGTGTTAACAAAGAAATAGTGCAAAAAATAGCAAGACTCGCAAACATCTATTTTAAAGAAGAGGAATTGGAAATATCTACTAAAGAATTAAACCAGATACTTAATTATGTCGAGAAATTGTCTTCTCTGGATACGAGCGCCATTAATCCCACATTTCAGGTTACCCCTATAGAAAATATCTACAGGAATGATATTGCACAGAAATCCCTGGATTTGGAAAATACACTGCCAAATGCACCCGAAAAA is a window encoding:
- the gatC gene encoding Asp-tRNA(Asn)/Glu-tRNA(Gln) amidotransferase subunit GatC encodes the protein MSVNKEIVQKIARLANIYFKEEELEISTKELNQILNYVEKLSSLDTSAINPTFQVTPIENIYRNDIAQKSLDLENTLPNAPEKEGEFFKVPKIID